Proteins encoded within one genomic window of Amorphoplanes friuliensis DSM 7358:
- a CDS encoding EboA domain-containing protein, producing the protein MIEDLRAALTRVPGKEWLDDALACVRSDPDTLGPSFARAERKLGREPLFPDSAWTAGRAGRALLLAEVGDPERIVTLYQQGDAAERLAVLVTLPLLDAGDTFVPLLHDALRTNDTRLVAAALGPYAEHLDAATWRQGVVKCVFMGIPLSAVDRLDDRADQELAGMLAALATERAAADRRMPADALALLDRLSLANPTRKQD; encoded by the coding sequence CGTACCGGGGAAAGAATGGCTGGACGACGCGCTGGCCTGCGTGCGCAGTGACCCGGACACCCTCGGGCCGTCGTTCGCGCGGGCCGAGCGGAAGCTCGGCCGCGAGCCGTTGTTCCCGGACAGCGCGTGGACCGCCGGCCGGGCCGGGCGTGCGCTGCTGCTCGCGGAGGTCGGCGACCCGGAGCGGATCGTGACGCTCTATCAGCAGGGTGACGCCGCCGAACGCCTCGCGGTGCTGGTCACGCTGCCGCTGCTCGACGCCGGTGACACGTTCGTGCCGCTGCTGCACGACGCGCTGCGCACCAACGACACCCGGCTGGTGGCGGCCGCGCTCGGGCCGTACGCGGAGCATCTGGACGCCGCGACCTGGCGGCAGGGTGTCGTGAAGTGTGTCTTCATGGGCATCCCGCTCAGCGCGGTCGACCGCCTCGACGACCGGGCCGACCAGGAGCTCGCGGGCATGCTCGCCGCCCTGGCCACCGAACGTGCCGCGGCCGACCGGCGGATGCCCGCGGACGCGCTCGCCCTGCTCGACCGGCTGTCCCTGGCGAAC